Proteins found in one Pseudobdellovibrionaceae bacterium genomic segment:
- a CDS encoding MotA/TolQ/ExbB proton channel family protein, whose translation MIERGYSLFVLRKTGENRLSRDFEDSVRKGDLEKANSMAEKMARESVLGTVVAAGTQAALHMGGREEIQGKMDAVLLTENARLNRRTSYLAMLGNTATLLGLLGTIVGMIKSFAGIANADPVERSAVLAAGISEAMNATAYGLIVAIPALVTYTILQSRAQRLSEELNENSLRALNLLAFNQDMTAAKIKSKKA comes from the coding sequence ATCATCGAGCGCGGCTACTCGCTCTTCGTTCTGCGTAAGACCGGCGAAAACCGCCTGTCGCGCGACTTCGAAGACAGCGTTCGCAAAGGCGATCTCGAAAAAGCCAACTCGATGGCCGAGAAAATGGCTCGTGAGAGCGTTCTCGGTACCGTCGTTGCGGCCGGAACTCAAGCGGCCCTCCACATGGGTGGACGTGAAGAGATTCAAGGTAAAATGGACGCGGTTCTCTTGACCGAGAACGCACGCCTGAACCGCCGTACTTCGTACTTGGCGATGCTGGGTAACACGGCGACTCTGTTGGGTCTGCTCGGTACCATCGTGGGTATGATCAAGTCGTTCGCCGGTATCGCTAACGCGGACCCCGTTGAACGTTCAGCCGTTCTTGCCGCCGGTATCTCGGAAGCCATGAACGCGACCGCTTACGGTCTGATCGTCGCGATTCCCGCGCTGGTCACTTACACCATCCTGCAGAGCCGCGCACAGCGTCTGTCGGAAGAGCTGAATGAAAATTCGCTCCGCGCGCTGAACCTCTTGGCTTTCAACCAAGACATGACCGCCGCGAAAATCAAATCGAAAAAAGCTTAA